The genomic region AAAAATCATTAAAATACTCTTGCAACAACGAATCTGGAGGAATAACCTGCACTGAAATATCCTCGTCTTGTTCAGTCCCCTCAACGGTCTGCGCAGTGGAAATATTTACCACAGTTTCCAAAAGTTCAGCAGCCAAATCAGGAATAGAAAGGAGTGTGTTGTTTGTTTCTGCTCCCCAAGACAACCCCATTGATCCCGTTAAAAACAAAACTGCAACAACAACCCTTCTTACAAAGAACATCCAAGACGTACTTTTACCTACGACATTTCTACCCATACCATGCCTTTAATAAAATGCTGTAAAGAGCTTCACTAAATTTATCCACGCAAAATCACGATAGTGCTACACTTTAACCATTTGCACCATAAAAGAAAAGCAACAACAGGTAGCATCTCTCATGCACAAGTGCAGATTCATAATCCATTATTGCTTTTACTCTCCTCCGATTTTGGGTTCAGTTTTATTAAAGCCAGTATTCATCGCTGATGGCAATTTTTTCTTCTCCTGTAGTGGATTGCGGAAATAGAAAAAGAAATCCTCGTTTGGAGAAATCACCATAGGAACACGCTCCAAATTTTTATACTGTTCCATTGCTAACCAAAAATCATAAAAGGACCGATTAGCTTCCCTCGCATTCAATAAAAGGCGAATACTTTCAGCCTGCCCTTCACCACGGGTAATTTCAGCATCACGCTTTGCAGCTGCTACGATTTCTTCATATTCGCGATTAGCCTCAGCTACAATACGATCTCTCTCCTGCTGCCCGCGAGCGCGAATATTTTCCGCTACTGCCTCACGTTCAGCTGCCATTTGGCGATAAACATCTTCTGAAACAGCATCCGTTAAATCAGTTTTACGAATACGTACATCAAAAATAGTAATGCCTAACGAACCTGCATCTACAGAAAACTGTCGCTGTACTTCAGCCATCATCGCTCCCCGTTCATCTGACAAAGCAGCTTTAAATTCTCGCTTACCATAAACAGCACGTAAAGCGTCAATAAAACGCGGTGCAAGATTTTCACGTGCAGCAATTTGTGGACGCCCCGAAGCAATACGCTGTAAAAATAACTTAGGATCTGTAATACGGTAAATAAAGAACGCATCCACTTCATAATAAGCACCACCACGAACCTGCACAGATTGTGTAGGAACATCGTAACGCAACAAACGATTATCAACAACAACCATCTTATCCACAAAGGGCATTTTAAAATAAATACCAGGATTAGACTCTACTTTAACAATTTGTCCAAAACGCTTAATTGCCACTTGTTGCCGAGGATAAACAATAAAAAGTGACATCCATAAAACCATCAAAAGAAGCAATATGCCACTCAACGCAAATAAAAAACGAGACTGCTGCATAATTAGCGACCTCCAGAAATACGAGCATCCAAAAGCGATGCAGAACGTGCTGATGTTTTTTTCACATTTTCCGGTGAATTACTGCGTAGCAATTCATTCAGAGGAAGATAAGGCACCGCTGGAGAATTTATTTGATCAAGAACCAACTTATTAGGAGAAGAAAGAATACGCCCAACCGTTTCCATATAAAGACGATAACGCGTAGCCTCTGGTGAAATTGCAGCCTCACGCGCTATAGCCTGAAAACGCTCAGCACGTCCTCGTGCCTCTTCAACCATTTGTACCTTTTCACCCTTTGCGATTTCCCGTGTACGTGAAGCTTCACCATTTGCTAAACCAATTTTAGTAAAACGCACACGATTTCCCTCTTCAATCATCCGCCCACGTTCCTGCTCTGCCTGCTGAACGGAATTAAATGCAGCTGCAACCTTGGTAGGAGGAGCAGCTTCACTGATTGATACACGGCTTATTTCAACACCAAGCTGATATTTATCTACAGTTAACTGGATAATTTTCCTCACATCATTTGCAACTTCTTCTTTTTTGTCACGCAAAACATCATCAACAGGTCTAGAACCAATAACCTCACGCATTGCACTCTCAGCAACTTGACGAACTGTTCCTTCTTGATCATTCACATTGAATAAAAATTGCCCTGGACGTGAAATACGATAGTAAACAGAAAAATTAACATTAACAATATTCTGATCACTCGAAAGCATCAAACCTTCACTTTGTTGAGCCTGACCGGATTGGCCACCAATTGCAATTGTCTTTTCCGTCAAAGGGACTTTCATATAAGTCTCAATTGGCCAAAAATGAAAATGCAAACCATCACCAATAATTTCTGCCTTAGGCACACCAAAACGCAACTCCACAGCTTGTTCATTTTGTTGGACAATGTAAACTGACTGATACAAACAAAAAAACACACCAAGAAGAAGTAACAAAGCCAAAAGCTTACTTCGACCAACTTGTTGAAATTGATCATGTCCTTTACGTAACAGATCATCAAAATTGGAACCATTGTCACCACCACTACTGCCACCAGAACCAAAGATGTTCTTAGCAGGTGTTTTTTTGTCACCACCGAGTTTATTTTTATCGCTGCTCCACGGGCCGCCACCATTTTGATTTGTCCAGGGCATCATCACCTCTTTAACTAACTACCATTAATCAAATACCAACCATTCACTTAATCTTATAGGGCAGCTCTTATCCGATTACAATGTAACTGATAGGCTCTTTCCACTTCATTACAAACGATTATTGCCGTTCATAAACCACAAAACGTGTCGGATGACTGTCTTTATCTCCTTTTGGAATATATTGTGTTTGCACAATAGTCCACTTTTCTTTATCAAAAATAGGAAAAAAACTATCACCTTTAAGAAAAGCAAGAACTTCTGTAAGAAATATTTTATTAGCAATGTGCAATCCCTGTTCAAAAATTTCACCACCACCAATAATAAAAATTGCATCTGCATCATTTTGAGATGCCACCCTTTTTGCAACAGAACAAGCTTGAGACAAAGAGTGAACAGTAACGGCACCTTCAGCCTTAAATTTACAATTACGGGTAATGACAATATTTGTACGCCCTGGTAAAGGACGCCCCAGAGAATCCCAAGTTTTTCGCCCCATAATAACAGGTTTACCGAAAGTCAAATCTTTAAAGCGTTGTAAATCTGTCGACAAACTCCAAGGCATAGCACCTCCACGACCGATAACACCATTTTCTGCCACCGCTGCAATTAAACAAATGGATAAAGTCATACTGCTACTGGCGCCTTTATATGTGGCTGAGCTTCATAATTCAGCAATTCAAAATCCTCAAATTTGAAAGAAAAAAGATCTGTTACTACCGGATTTATACGCATAAATGGTAAAGCATTTGGTATACGAGATAATTGATGTTTTGCCTGTTCAAAATGACTAAAATACAGATGAGCATCTCCCAAAGTATGAATAAAATCACCCAATTTAAGCCCACTTACCTGCGCAATCATCATTGTTAACAATGCATAAGAAGCAATATTGAACGGAATACCTAAGAAAATATCAGCTGAACGTTGATAAAGTTGGCAAGACAATTTGCCATCAGCAACGTAAAATTGAAAAAAACAATGACAAGGTGGAAGAGCCATCTCTTCTATTAATGCGGGGTTCCATGCTGACACAATGAGACGACGAGAATGAGGGGTTTGTTTAATCATAGCCAACACATTATTCACTTGATCAATATATCGTCCATCAGGAGCTGGCCAAGAACGCCACTGATAACCATAGATAGGACCAAGACTCCCATTCTCATCAGCCCATTCATCCCAAATTGATACACCATGTTCCTTCAACCACGCGATATTCGTATCGCCTTTAAGAAACCACAAAAGCTCATAAATAATTGAACGCAAGTGCAATTTTTTTGTCGTCAACAATGGGAAACCAGTCTGTAAATCAAACCGCATCTGATAACCAAAAATCGACCGAGTACCAACACCAGTTCGATCTGTACGATCAACGCCGTGATTTAGAACATGAGATAAAAGATCAAGATAGGTTTTCATATGGATATTATGGCCGATTCTATTAATTATAGAAAATGGAAACTGTAAAATTGATAAAATAATTTAATTTTTTCTTCTCCAACGATCTTACACAAGAAATAGCCATGATCCGATTAAGTTTTTGACGCAAAATATAAAATACTGTAGACAACTTCTAGGGGAATAAATACAGGGGTAATAAATCAACAAACATGAACAATTAAAGGGATAGACTTATGGAGAATAAAACAACCCTAGCACCGCATGATACGAGAAAACGTGTTCTTTCTATCATATCTAGTGCATCAGGTAATCTGGTTGAATGGTATGATTTTTATGTTTATTCTTTTACATCCATTTACTTTGCATCACAGTTTTTTCCCTCCAATGGAGATGTTGTTACCGAACTTTTAAAATCTTCTTTTGTCTTTTTTATAGGCTTCCTCATGCGTCCAATTGGTGGATGGCTCTTCGGATTTATTGCTGATCGTTATGGACGTAAACGCTCTTTGCTGATTTCTGTTTTTATGATGTGCGGCGGTTCGTTTCTCATTGCTCTCCTTCCCACCTATGAAACGATTGGAGCTGCCGCTGCTGTTCTACTCATTTTACTCCGCATGCTCCAAGGACTCTCCGTCGGTGGTGAATACGGAACGACAGCAACTTATATGAGCGAAGTTGCCCTTAAAAATCGTCGTGGTTTCTTTAGCTCTTTCCAATATGCTACACTCATTGGCGGCCAACTTCTTGCAAGTTTGGTTATGTTTATTTTGGCGCTCTATCTTACTGAGGATCAATTAAAAGCATGGGGGTGGCGTATTCCTTTTGCAATTGGTGGATTAGGAGCAATTGTTGCAATCTATCTACGTCGTTCACTCCATGAAACAACCACAGAAGAAAGTCGTTCAAAAAAGCAGGCAGGTAGTATTAGAGAGCTTTTACGCAATCATAGAAAATCTTTCTTTTTAGTAATCGGTTTTACAGCGGGAGGATCGCTTACATTTTATACCTGCACAACTTATATGCAAAAATATCTGATCACAACGACTGGATTTGATAAACACACTGCAACAACAATAATGACTGCTGCATTATTTGTTTTTATGCTACTCCAACCCCTTTTTGGTTCTCTCGCAGATAAAATTGGCACAAAAGCTTCACTGCTTATTTGGAGTTCCTTATCTATCATCTGTACAATTCCTGCACTTAAAATCATTGGAAGCACTGATGATATGTGGATTGCACTCTCCGTTATTATTGGAATGCTTTGCATTATGAGCTTTTATACCTCCGTCTCTGGTATTGTAAAAGCGGAAATGTTTCCTGCTTCAATCCGAGCAATGGGAGTTGGTCTTTCTTATGCTATTGCTAATGCACTATTTGGTGGTTCTGCTGAAGCTGTAGCGCTTGAATTTAAAAAAATCGGATATGAATCTGTCTTTCATTTTTACATAGCCGGTATGATGATCATCGCATTCATTGCAATCTTTTTGATGCCAGATGCTCGCAAAAAAGGATATCTTCAAGGCGACGATATTCATTAATTTCCCTATTAATGAAAAAAGCCCAATTACTTGGGCTTTTTTATATTCACCGTATAAATTAAGTATTTATAGCCTTCATACCTATTCCAATCATCGTAAATAGGCCCATTTTCTCTTTCACTAAATAATAGACTTAACAACAAAAAAATATTTTTGCAAATTCAGCAAGCATCCATTTTTTTATCGATAATGCTCAACCTTTATTGAAAATAACTTTCTCCTATAAAAAACGCACCTATCCTCTCTATTTTACCTCCTTTTTTATAACAATAAAAGAAAATGGGGAATAACAGCACTTATCAACGTCAAATGCACAGATTTCAGATTATCACAACATAACATATATGTGTAGAATATTGTTATAATCTTATTCTTTTTCACTGCTCTTTTACTCTAACCATCATTAACATTATCAACAGACAATAAAAATCCTCTTCCTGTAAATATAGCCTTCTTAACCTTTTATCTTACTAACAATAGAATGCTCTTAGAAAAGCTTATAATCCAAATTATCCTACCCTCAAAAAGCTTTCATAAAAAATAACTATTAGAAAATTGAATTTTGATGATACAAATCATTATCAACTTTAATTAAAAAATAAACTATAGATCTAAAAGGGGAATATTTCATGAAAAACAAAGCAGCTTTACCACCACATGATACAAGAAAACGTATTTTTGCTATCATAGCAAGTGCATCAGGAAATCTTGTAGAATGGTATGATTTTTATGTTTACTCATTTACGTCGATTTATTTCGCATCACAATTTTTTCCTTCAGATGATGACGTTGTCACGCAACTGTTAAAAACTGCAGGAATCTTTTTTATTGGCTTTCTTATGCGCCCTATTGGAGCATGGCTTTTCGGATACATTGCCGACCGTTATGGACGCAAACGCTCAATGCTCATTTCTGTTTATATGATGTGTGGTGGTTCATTCCTCATTGCCATACTTCCCACTTATGAAACTATTGGAATAACAGCAGCATTCTTTCTGCTTTTAATCCGCATATTTCAAGGACTTTCAGTTGGCGGTGAATATGGCACAACAGCAACTTACATGAGTGAAGTTGCCCTCAAAAATCGTCGCGGGCTCTTTGCTTCCTTCCAATATGCTACAACGATTACAGGTCAACTTTTCGCCAGCTTTATTATATTTATTCTAGCGCTTTACCTTAACGAAGATCAGTTAAAATCATGGGGTTGGCGTATTCCTTTTTTAATTGGTGGCTTCGGAGCAATAGTTGCGATTTATCTGCGTCGTTCACTCCATGAAACAATTACAGAAGAAAGTCGTTCTAAAAAGCACGCTGGTAGTATTAGAGAACTTTTATGCAACCACACAAAAGCTTTCTTTTTGGTTATTGGCTTTACAGCGGGAGGATCGCTCACATTTTATACATACACCACTTACATGCAAAAATATCTGATCACAACCACCGGCTTTGACAAGCACACTGCAACAACGATAATGACTGCAGCACTTTTCATTTTTGTATTAC from Bartonella birtlesii IBS 325 harbors:
- the hflC gene encoding protease modulator HflC yields the protein MQQSRFLFALSGILLLLMVLWMSLFIVYPRQQVAIKRFGQIVKVESNPGIYFKMPFVDKMVVVDNRLLRYDVPTQSVQVRGGAYYEVDAFFIYRITDPKLFLQRIASGRPQIAARENLAPRFIDALRAVYGKREFKAALSDERGAMMAEVQRQFSVDAGSLGITIFDVRIRKTDLTDAVSEDVYRQMAAEREAVAENIRARGQQERDRIVAEANREYEEIVAAAKRDAEITRGEGQAESIRLLLNAREANRSFYDFWLAMEQYKNLERVPMVISPNEDFFFYFRNPLQEKKKLPSAMNTGFNKTEPKIGGE
- the hflK gene encoding FtsH protease activity modulator HflK produces the protein MPWTNQNGGGPWSSDKNKLGGDKKTPAKNIFGSGGSSGGDNGSNFDDLLRKGHDQFQQVGRSKLLALLLLLGVFFCLYQSVYIVQQNEQAVELRFGVPKAEIIGDGLHFHFWPIETYMKVPLTEKTIAIGGQSGQAQQSEGLMLSSDQNIVNVNFSVYYRISRPGQFLFNVNDQEGTVRQVAESAMREVIGSRPVDDVLRDKKEEVANDVRKIIQLTVDKYQLGVEISRVSISEAAPPTKVAAAFNSVQQAEQERGRMIEEGNRVRFTKIGLANGEASRTREIAKGEKVQMVEEARGRAERFQAIAREAAISPEATRYRLYMETVGRILSSPNKLVLDQINSPAVPYLPLNELLRSNSPENVKKTSARSASLLDARISGGR
- a CDS encoding dihydrofolate reductase, which produces MTLSICLIAAVAENGVIGRGGAMPWSLSTDLQRFKDLTFGKPVIMGRKTWDSLGRPLPGRTNIVITRNCKFKAEGAVTVHSLSQACSVAKRVASQNDADAIFIIGGGEIFEQGLHIANKIFLTEVLAFLKGDSFFPIFDKEKWTIVQTQYIPKGDKDSHPTRFVVYERQ
- a CDS encoding thymidylate synthase; this encodes MKTYLDLLSHVLNHGVDRTDRTGVGTRSIFGYQMRFDLQTGFPLLTTKKLHLRSIIYELLWFLKGDTNIAWLKEHGVSIWDEWADENGSLGPIYGYQWRSWPAPDGRYIDQVNNVLAMIKQTPHSRRLIVSAWNPALIEEMALPPCHCFFQFYVADGKLSCQLYQRSADIFLGIPFNIASYALLTMMIAQVSGLKLGDFIHTLGDAHLYFSHFEQAKHQLSRIPNALPFMRINPVVTDLFSFKFEDFELLNYEAQPHIKAPVAV
- a CDS encoding MFS family transporter; the protein is MENKTTLAPHDTRKRVLSIISSASGNLVEWYDFYVYSFTSIYFASQFFPSNGDVVTELLKSSFVFFIGFLMRPIGGWLFGFIADRYGRKRSLLISVFMMCGGSFLIALLPTYETIGAAAAVLLILLRMLQGLSVGGEYGTTATYMSEVALKNRRGFFSSFQYATLIGGQLLASLVMFILALYLTEDQLKAWGWRIPFAIGGLGAIVAIYLRRSLHETTTEESRSKKQAGSIRELLRNHRKSFFLVIGFTAGGSLTFYTCTTYMQKYLITTTGFDKHTATTIMTAALFVFMLLQPLFGSLADKIGTKASLLIWSSLSIICTIPALKIIGSTDDMWIALSVIIGMLCIMSFYTSVSGIVKAEMFPASIRAMGVGLSYAIANALFGGSAEAVALEFKKIGYESVFHFYIAGMMIIAFIAIFLMPDARKKGYLQGDDIH
- a CDS encoding MFS family transporter; the encoded protein is MKNKAALPPHDTRKRIFAIIASASGNLVEWYDFYVYSFTSIYFASQFFPSDDDVVTQLLKTAGIFFIGFLMRPIGAWLFGYIADRYGRKRSMLISVYMMCGGSFLIAILPTYETIGITAAFFLLLIRIFQGLSVGGEYGTTATYMSEVALKNRRGLFASFQYATTITGQLFASFIIFILALYLNEDQLKSWGWRIPFLIGGFGAIVAIYLRRSLHETITEESRSKKHAGSIRELLCNHTKAFFLVIGFTAGGSLTFYTYTTYMQKYLITTTGFDKHTATTIMTAALFIFVLLQPLFGFLADKIGTKASLISWSTLSIVCTIPVLKMIGHAHNAWIAFLIIIGMLCIMSFYTSIAGIIKAELFPASIRAIGVGLAFAIGNALFGGSAEYVALKLKSTGYETVFFFYIVGMMVIALISILLMPDIDKGGYLKDDEIH